One genomic region from Clostridium saccharobutylicum DSM 13864 encodes:
- a CDS encoding recombinase family protein, whose protein sequence is MKVAIYANNSLTMNCDEQLKLCKEYINSYYNENYIDKVFIYEEKSTPTNNNFVFSKLMADAASKNFDILICYNLKSLFKNLKNFQNTYTLLNHYGIDLISVSEKLNTNTNPYEKPLISLILNAFLNLEC, encoded by the coding sequence ATGAAAGTTGCAATATACGCAAATAATTCTTTAACAATGAATTGTGATGAACAATTAAAATTATGTAAGGAATATATTAATTCTTACTACAATGAAAACTACATTGATAAGGTTTTCATTTATGAAGAGAAGTCTACTCCTACTAACAACAACTTTGTTTTTAGTAAATTAATGGCCGATGCTGCCTCAAAAAACTTTGATATTTTAATATGTTATAATCTTAAATCTCTTTTTAAAAACCTTAAGAATTTTCAAAATACCTATACTCTTCTAAATCACTATGGTATTGATCTTATTAGCGTTTCTGAAAAGCTTAATACCAATACGAATCCATATGAGAAACCTCTAATAAGCTTAATCTTAAACGCTTTTTTGAACTTAGAGTGTTGA
- a CDS encoding GTP-binding protein, whose protein sequence is MKTTVDIFSGFLGAGKTMLIKKLLNDNVYGKSTVIIENEFGEVGIDGEILKQSNITVREINSGCICCQVSGSFGDAILEVSRKYNPENIIIEPSGVAKLTEVLSILEGIKFQHKIEVRNIFTLIDIQNFDMYIKNFKEFYENQIRKANKIVLSRTQFVNDEKIESTVSSLKKLNAKAEIIYKPWSMLDGKEFMKNNNIEQKKEISMIKSSAIKTFRKEINHKANDVFESYPIDLINSTSTEELKKKFQFIANSNKFGEIIRAKGVIESIDGGYYQFDYVPNEFKARKIKWSNKNVVSIIGSKLNKKELKQLFR, encoded by the coding sequence ATGAAGACTACTGTTGATATATTTTCAGGTTTTTTAGGTGCTGGTAAAACAATGCTTATAAAAAAGCTTTTAAATGATAATGTTTATGGAAAAAGCACAGTTATTATAGAAAATGAGTTTGGCGAAGTTGGAATAGATGGTGAGATATTAAAACAAAGTAATATAACAGTAAGGGAAATAAATTCAGGATGTATATGTTGCCAAGTATCAGGAAGTTTTGGTGATGCGATACTTGAGGTTAGTAGAAAATATAATCCGGAAAATATAATAATTGAGCCTTCAGGTGTTGCAAAGTTAACTGAAGTATTAAGCATATTAGAAGGAATAAAGTTTCAACATAAAATTGAAGTCAGAAATATATTTACGTTGATAGATATTCAAAATTTTGATATGTATATAAAGAATTTTAAGGAGTTTTATGAAAATCAAATAAGAAAAGCTAATAAGATTGTATTAAGTAGAACTCAATTTGTAAATGATGAAAAAATTGAAAGTACAGTATCATCTTTAAAAAAATTAAATGCTAAAGCGGAAATAATATATAAGCCTTGGAGTATGCTAGATGGAAAAGAATTTATGAAGAACAACAACATAGAGCAGAAAAAAGAGATATCTATGATTAAATCTAGTGCTATTAAAACTTTTAGGAAAGAAATAAATCATAAAGCTAATGATGTTTTTGAAAGTTATCCTATAGATTTAATTAATAGTACAAGTACGGAAGAACTTAAAAAGAAGTTTCAATTTATAGCTAATAGCAATAAGTTTGGTGAAATAATAAGGGCAAAAGGTGTTATTGAAAGTATAGATGGAGGATATTATCAATTTGATTATGTTCCAAATGAATTTAAAGCTAGAAAAATTAAATGGTCTAATAAAAATGTAGTTTCAATAATAGGAAGTAAATTAAATAAAAAAGAGCTCAAACAATTATTTAGATAA
- a CDS encoding GTP-binding protein, whose amino-acid sequence MKIDIEIVTGFLGSGKTSFINSLLSESQVEGEKVLIFQLECGTSRITHSSDVNYPIKLVPINEVSELNEAMIYSIRKYNPNRIIIEYNGTANLKELIDILNKKVYKKCSKISTIFFVTNGKKIKQHVENIGNLIVPFIKSSNMIVVNNIENCNKDILEAGVKRLKQLNPKAYILKVNNKYVLKSALRETKVLDNGYFKKLKVKLENYKR is encoded by the coding sequence ATGAAGATAGATATTGAAATTGTAACTGGCTTTTTAGGCTCTGGAAAAACATCATTTATAAATTCCCTTTTAAGTGAAAGTCAAGTTGAAGGCGAAAAGGTTTTGATTTTTCAATTAGAGTGTGGAACAAGCAGAATTACACATTCTAGTGATGTAAATTATCCAATAAAATTAGTTCCAATAAATGAAGTCAGCGAATTAAATGAAGCAATGATTTATTCAATAAGAAAATACAATCCTAATAGAATAATAATTGAATATAATGGAACCGCCAATCTAAAGGAATTAATTGATATATTAAATAAAAAAGTTTATAAAAAATGTAGTAAAATCTCAACAATATTTTTTGTGACTAATGGTAAAAAAATTAAACAACATGTAGAAAATATAGGAAATCTTATAGTTCCATTTATAAAATCTTCTAATATGATTGTCGTTAATAATATAGAAAATTGCAACAAAGACATTTTAGAAGCAGGGGTTAAAAGGTTAAAGCAACTTAATCCAAAAGCTTATATTTTAAAAGTGAATAATAAATATGTTTTAAAATCAGCTCTAAGAGAAACTAAAGTTTTAGATAATGGATATTTCAAAAAATTAAAAGTTAAATTAGAAAACTATAAAAGATAG
- a CDS encoding permease: protein MKRKGTIGSFALISLIILLGYIIYKKYGANLNREEIEDFATIFTSIILDAIPFIILGSFISAIIQIYVSEETIAKFIPKEGSILGYFEAALIGIIFPICECAIIPITRRLIKKGLPVGFGVTFMLSVPIINPVVIMSTYYAFYDKQTMVILRTAGGFVGAILIGIIVSVLQGDKDCLLLDSLESDNYCNCGCNAYIGDKNKFRAIIEHTNREFLDIARYLIFGAFISSIFQVVVSHGGFTFISENKTLVIIFMMFLAFALSLCSEADAFVARSFLTQYSFSGVAAFLILGPMLDLKNLIMLAGGFRKTFIFKLILSTLSIVFIIAYIFMICGI from the coding sequence ATGAAGAGAAAAGGAACAATAGGATCTTTTGCTTTAATAAGTTTAATAATTTTATTAGGATATATAATCTATAAAAAATATGGAGCAAATTTAAATAGAGAAGAAATAGAAGACTTTGCAACAATTTTTACAAGTATAATTCTTGATGCAATCCCTTTTATTATTTTAGGATCATTTATATCTGCAATAATTCAAATATATGTTTCAGAAGAAACTATAGCAAAGTTTATACCAAAGGAAGGAAGTATACTTGGATATTTTGAAGCAGCTCTTATAGGAATTATATTTCCAATATGTGAATGTGCAATTATTCCTATAACAAGAAGACTTATAAAAAAAGGATTACCAGTGGGATTTGGAGTAACTTTTATGCTTTCAGTACCAATAATTAATCCAGTTGTAATAATGTCTACATACTATGCATTTTATGATAAACAAACTATGGTAATTTTAAGAACTGCAGGTGGATTCGTAGGAGCTATATTAATAGGGATTATTGTAAGTGTGCTTCAAGGTGATAAAGACTGCTTACTTTTAGATTCATTGGAAAGTGATAACTACTGTAATTGTGGATGTAATGCTTATATAGGAGATAAAAATAAATTTAGAGCAATTATAGAACATACAAACAGAGAATTTTTAGATATAGCCAGATATTTAATATTTGGAGCATTTATATCAAGTATATTTCAAGTAGTAGTATCTCATGGAGGATTTACATTTATATCAGAAAATAAAACTTTAGTAATTATATTCATGATGTTTCTTGCTTTTGCATTATCTCTTTGTTCAGAGGCTGATGCCTTTGTAGCAAGAAGTTTTTTAACTCAATATTCATTTAGTGGAGTAGCTGCTTTCTTAATTTTAGGACCAATGTTGGATTTAAAGAATCTAATTATGCTTGCTGGAGGATTTAGAAAGACATTTATTTTTAAATTGATATTATCAACATTAAGTATAGTGTTTATAATAGCTTACATTTTTATGATTTGTGGAATTTAG
- a CDS encoding membrane protein: MKRFNFDEFLWFIIITLLDICLIYLVVTGKIEFYIGKKMIIYIYVTIAVISIISIFQISNIFTPKSSGDFKIKMLPIILTLIIGVISVCGQGTFKHIELDKEVKESDSQINLKHNHDDNLKNTNSYISESDLNKNTKDGFLIINEQNPLILKDIVANSQKYIGRNLEIHGFVCKESYLNKNQFVIGRVIMNCCAADSEVVGIIGEYENSIDLRENQLVSVKGKINYSTINDNDGVEHKVPIIKIYKLETED; this comes from the coding sequence TTGAAAAGATTTAATTTTGATGAATTTTTGTGGTTTATAATAATAACATTATTAGATATATGTCTAATTTATTTGGTTGTTACAGGAAAAATAGAATTTTATATAGGAAAAAAAATGATTATATATATTTACGTTACTATAGCTGTAATAAGTATTATTTCAATTTTTCAAATAAGTAATATATTTACTCCTAAGAGCAGTGGCGATTTCAAAATAAAAATGTTGCCTATAATATTAACACTAATAATTGGTGTTATATCAGTTTGCGGACAAGGTACATTTAAACATATTGAACTGGATAAAGAAGTTAAAGAAAGTGATTCACAAATTAATCTTAAACATAATCATGATGATAATCTAAAAAATACAAACTCTTATATAAGTGAGAGCGATTTAAATAAAAACACTAAAGATGGTTTTTTAATAATAAATGAACAAAATCCACTAATTCTCAAGGATATAGTTGCAAATTCACAAAAATATATAGGAAGAAATTTAGAGATTCATGGATTTGTATGTAAAGAAAGTTACTTAAATAAAAATCAGTTTGTTATAGGAAGAGTTATAATGAATTGCTGTGCTGCTGATTCTGAAGTTGTTGGTATAATAGGTGAATATGAAAATAGCATTGATTTAAGAGAAAATCAATTAGTTAGTGTAAAAGGAAAAATTAATTATTCAACTATAAATGATAATGATGGAGTAGAACATAAAGTTCCAATCATAAAAATATATAAATTAGAAACTGAAGATTAA
- a CDS encoding SDR family oxidoreductase, giving the protein MDFPTSFPSQHQDEQPGLEYEMKPSPIFDDPKYNKKGDALNNKVAIITGGDSGIGRAVAIAYANQGADIVIVYNNENKDAEETKKLIDGIGRKCTLIAGDISIASFCNSVVEKTMSEYGRLDILVNNAAVQYECTDIKQLPDEQFDKTFKINVYGTFYMTKAAMKHLKPGSCIINTASIVAYKGNETLIDYSMTKGAIVAFTRSLSMALSKGKTGIRVNAVAPGPIWTPLIPASFKGQKISQFGSDTPMGRAGQPVECAGAYVFLASENASYITGQTIHVNGGHIVNG; this is encoded by the coding sequence ATGGATTTTCCAACATCTTTTCCTAGCCAACATCAAGATGAGCAGCCAGGGCTTGAATATGAAATGAAACCATCACCAATTTTTGATGATCCTAAATATAATAAAAAGGGTGATGCATTAAATAATAAAGTAGCTATAATTACGGGTGGTGATAGTGGAATAGGAAGAGCAGTTGCGATAGCATATGCAAATCAGGGAGCTGATATTGTAATTGTATATAATAATGAAAATAAAGATGCAGAAGAAACTAAAAAGTTAATAGATGGAATTGGAAGAAAGTGTACTCTTATAGCAGGTGACATAAGCATAGCTAGTTTTTGTAATAGTGTTGTAGAAAAAACTATGAGTGAGTATGGAAGATTAGATATATTAGTTAATAATGCAGCAGTTCAATATGAATGTACAGATATAAAACAATTGCCAGATGAGCAATTTGATAAGACATTTAAGATTAATGTTTATGGGACATTTTATATGACAAAAGCAGCAATGAAACACTTAAAACCTGGAAGCTGTATAATAAATACAGCATCTATAGTAGCTTACAAAGGTAATGAAACTTTAATAGATTATTCAATGACTAAAGGAGCTATAGTAGCATTTACAAGATCATTATCTATGGCACTTTCAAAGGGAAAAACAGGCATACGAGTTAATGCGGTAGCACCAGGGCCAATTTGGACACCACTTATTCCTGCAAGCTTTAAGGGGCAAAAGATATCACAATTTGGATCAGATACTCCAATGGGAAGAGCGGGACAGCCAGTTGAATGTGCTGGAGCATATGTATTTTTGGCTTCAGAAAATGCTTCCTATATTACAGGCCAGACAATACATGTAAATGGAGGACATATTGTAAATGGTTGA